ATCTCGATACAAACGCTTTGCGCCGCGCCCTGCTGGTCATGGAAGCATCGTCCTCGAGCCGACGCCGCTGCACCAAAGCCTAATTCTTGTGGTAATACAAGGGCGTGGATCCCGGGGTGGAAAAGGTCTTGCAGCATGAATTCGCGACAGCGCGGGTTCGACACGTTTTACGACGATCAGGTCGCAGCCCGTCGACAGTTTTACGCGCGCGAGACTGCCGTGAATCGCATCAACGACTACGCCGTTCTCGTTACCGTCGCAACGCTCGTGGTAACTTTGCTGGCCAAGTTCTGCAGCCCTGACGGATCGATTGAGGGCATCTTCTCACTGGTTGGCGGTTTTCTATGGGACGCGTTGGTGTTTCTAATCCCCTCGCCGCTGCTCTTCGCAATCGACAACTGGATGGACTCTTCCGCGACACGACCGATGCGCGATAATACAAACCAAAGCACCTATGCTGCTAAAAGCAAAGCTATGCGGAGGGTGATGGGCTTGGATCGTCAGGATGGCGTCATGAACTCGGTCCTTCGTGCTAGAACAAGAGCATTGTCTATGACGGGAAGCGTTCTGGGCCTGAAGATCGAATCGGACCGGCCGGCGGGATTGGGAAATCGAGATAATTCATGCTACCAGAATAGCGTTCTCCAGGGGCTGGCTTCACTGCACTCGATGCCCGATTATCTCGCAGCTTGTCTCAAGGGTGTGGACGAGACTGGCCATGCTGCTGATGAAAATGTAGCACACACGCTGCGGATGCTCATTGCGGATCTGAACGATGTTTCGAATAATGGGAAAACACTTTGGACGCCTTCTTTGCTTAAATCTATGAATACATGGACGCAACAAGACGCGCAAGAGTACTATTCCAAGGTGTTGGACGATATCGAAAAAGGAGCAGCGCTGGTGGCCAAGAACCTGTCTTCTGATAAACTCATGGGGCTGGAGACTGGCGAGTATAGCAATGCGGACGAGCGTTCTACCAGTGAGCATAGCGACGATAGCGGCTACCAAAGTCAGTCATCGAGCTCCAGAACAGACTCGAAAGGAATTGCGCGGAATCCCTTGGAAGGTCTTCTGGCTCAGAGGGTGGCGTGCGTGCAATGCGGCCATTCGGACGGATTGTCCATGATTCCGTTCAACTGCCTGACTCTTAGCCTTGGACTCGACAAGAACCATCACGACTTGTATGAGCGACTAGACTCCTACAGCAAAGTCGAGGCGATCGAGGGAGTTGAATGCCCGAAATGCACCCTGTTGAAAGCGCAGCGACTCCTCACCAAGCTCGTGGAGAGGTTGGAATCGGGGGGTTCTACGAAAGAGCAATTGGGCGAGCCTCTGCGAAGACTGGAAGCTGTTCAAACAGCCCtggaggaagatgattttgaagaagagacgatCAGGGATCGCTGCAAAATCCCGGCGCAGAGCAGAGTCAATGTGACTAAGACGAAGCAAATGGTGATTGCGCGACCGCCTCAAAGTCTGGCCATCCACGTCAACCGATCCGTTTTTGACCCGTCTACCTTTAACATGATTAAGAACTCCGCACCCGTGAGCTTCCCGATGACGCTGGATCTGGGTCCATGGTGCTTGGGAAGTGCAGAACCAGCGAAGCCCGTGAAGGAAAAGGCTACAGatgagaaggaggaaaaagacgacgaagagcaGTGGCATCTGGACCCCATGTCCTCCATGGTGGCGGGAGACTTGGGAGAGTCGAGGTTGACAGGGCCCATCTACGAGCTGAGAGCAGCTGTAACACACTACGGACGACATGAGAATGGTCACTACATTTGTTATCGTAAATACCCGCCTCTCAGGCCAGAAAgtgttgatgatgcaggCGATGACAAAGAAGCTGATTCGCCCGAGGCGGTTGACGACATGCCAGCAGACCCGAATGCAGAAGAGACAACAGAGAAAAGCACTAGCAAGATCGACAGAGATGCATCTTGGTGGAGACTCAGCGACCATAACGTGTCACAAGTCAACGAAGAAATAGTCATGAGCCTGGCTCCCGGAGTGTTTATGTTATTCTACGAGTGCGTCGACCCCTCTATGATACTACAGTCCGAGGTGGAAACCGGGGCTGCGGCGTTTGCAAACACCGAAGCACAAGACGCCGCTGCGACGAAGCAAGACGAAAGCAAAGCGGTGAATGGAGCCGCCGTTAACCCAGTAACAACGGTATTACTCCCGAAaactgttgaagaagagacaacGCCGCCTTCAGAGGGAGTAGCAGATACCATGAAGGCTGAATCAAAGGCCGCCCCTGGAATCGCTttggaagaaggagacaagACGTCGTCGACGTAACATTGTTGAGGCGacatgcttttttttctctcttcatttttttATTCTTCGTCTTGTCATATATACCTGCATAGCGACGGCGTTGGTGAGATTTCAAAAACAGGATCAGTGGGACTTGGGTTTTGGCGTCAATTATATGGAGGAAAGCGGGTTCAATGGGATATTTGAACGGTAGATGCTATGAATGCCGTAAATGGGCGAGAGATTGAATACCAATTTACCACGGTGGATGTTATACGAGCAAGAATAATGTGTAGTGTTCCTCAGTGTACTCTGTGGATATTTCCAAGGAgtaagaaagagaagaaacagagTCGGGGTGTTTCGGCGTCCGATGGAAACAGAATGACCCATGgactgtacgagtattacaCGCCACGCCTCACTCTGCGTCACCTGTAACCGTTGCCGCGTGGTGCGATTTATTGGATGGATCGGGAGGATTGAAAGACGGGTTGCGCCGAGAGGAGACGACACAGCCACGCAGGACTAATTTGATGCCCATTAAATCCATACGATACCCAGTTCTTGTCGGTACTAGTAGCAGTAGTGTGAGTGATAGTCGTCAAGCCATAGGACGCGTCGTCCCGAGACGAGATTGTTGCACCAGACAAGAAAACGTGTGAGTAACGTGGGAAGAGAAACAGAGTTAGTTGAGTTGACGATGTACTCGGATTAGCATTGATTGTTGTTGCTTCTGCCGTTATTGGGTCGTGGTCTGGATTTCTGCGGGCAAAGCGACTACTGCACTCTAGCCTGGCCCCGGTCGCAGAATTATGACCCAAGCTGGAAAAGGCCCAGGATCCGACACGGCCAGGGAGCGAGAAACAAGCACTACGCTAGACAGGGGCGCCTTGAATCTCGGCCCAATCGGCGCCCCGTCGCCAAGGACCATTGGCGCTTCTTCCCGTACAGATTTAGCGGTCATGCTACCTGTATGGCCGCTGTTGGCAGAAAGCTTGGCGGGCGAGCAAAAAACTTTCATCTGTACCGTACAGAAATAGTGCTCACTCAGGGGGCCCCAAGACGGCTTAGGCGAGCATCCAAGGGGGTTGTTAGCATGGATTGATGTTAGTTAGCATGAGCAGGGCTCCAGGGGAAAGGGAACCAATCCATTCATGGGaccccttttttttctttccggCGAATCCATCTGCTTGATGCAGGATCAGGTACGGaacaggggggagggaatGCTTGAGCCAAGAGATTGCCTAGgtaaaggaaaaagaagagagagaaaaggcaatTTGTTAGCGATCCATGGATTGATTGGTGACTAGCTAAACGCGGCTAGATAAGATGAGGCAGCgtgagagagatggatgggaCAAGATCTGGTGGGTTTGTGTTTGGGTGTCTGGGGATTATACAGTAGTACTACAAGTGCTGATGCATAGATAATGTACTTGAGGGGCGAtgagatgcgatgcgatgcgacgcGGTGCACGTGTTTGTCATCGATCAGCGGTGATGCCCTCTCAGACGAGTACGGAGTTGGTACCAGACAGCAATCAAATTGGCGGATGTTGGCTCTGCTCTGGTGGCCCGTAGATACGAGGTGCAAGCAGCTCTGCGGTGGAGATGGTTTGAGGCAGAGGCCCGCTAAAACAAGTTCAGCCACGGACGGGTTCCGGACGTCTTTGGAAAGGGTACGGGAGCCGTGGCTACGACAGCTCGCTTCAGGTGGTGATCGACTCGAGCTCgtccttttcgtcttttggGCGTCGGCAAAATGCGATGGGACatgaagaggcaaaaggcaaaaaaggaCTGATACAACCAAAAGCGTCTTTGTTCGGAGGACGGGTGAATGTACCGGCAGAATACAGGACGCAGTTGCCAATGTGGCCAGATGTAATTCAATGCAATGCCATCGATGGAACTCTCAATTGATGAATGTCAATATTCCAACACCGGAATCTCCATCCCACTATTGACGCTATTGCCTTACGGAGGCACCAGACATGTGCATCATCGATTTCTCTCGCTTGGAGCAACTCGCGGTTGCCGCCGTGCTAACTCGCTCCTTTGTACCTCTGCGCCTCTATCAGTGCGCGTAGTGCCAAGCGGTACTTCGTATAGAGTACTGGACCGTACTTTGGCCGTACCTACCGCTGTAATAGCGCGTGCTCCGGATACAGACACATGGACGCCTTGCGCCTACCAAACAGAACCGCGCATTCCCCAGCTGGGGCAATTCAAACAGACTCTGCGACGTGGAAGCTCCTTCCATGCCAACCAGAAGTGGCAAGCACGGTAGGTGCAAGGTAGCAGTGCTTGCCGGTGGCTTACCTACAAAAGTACAGAAGTACAGAAGTACAGACTTAACTTTTGCCGTCTTGGACCGATCTGGACTGGTCAGCATCGTTCTTGCTCTTCATAAGTGCGGTGCTGTGCTCTTTCCCTTCCCTCGCGCCGCCGAGCTTCCCATCCTTGGAGCCTTGCATTTTTGCCAgattccttttctttcctttatTCTTTGTCGCGCTCCTTGTGGTGATACGAGCGAACCATCGTCGACTTCGTTTTTGGGCCTTTTAATGCGCATTTGGATTTGACATTCTCTCAGCTCTGCGGATTTTTTTTGCCTGTTCTTTTTGGTCGAGTCGAAGCTGCATGATAATTCTTGATCGCccgttctttttttccctaGCCCGCGCCTTGTCTTGGCATTGGTGATCTTGACCGAAACCGCACACCCTGGTAGCTCTGCACGATACAGGAAGTCGAGGAAAGACGACAAACGACCAGACCAATTCTGAGTATTTCGCTGCGATTTTGGATCGGATTGAATAGGCGGATAATCACGCCGTTGCGGCTTATTTTTGCTCGATTTACACCGTCGCCGACCGACTTTGTTGCGCCGTGTAACTCTTGGCGGCACAGCTCCAGACGCTGCGCAACGCTGCCAATCAGTTCTGTTAACAACGGTCATCGCACGACATCTCCGCTTCCACCTTTTCTTGTGTTGACGGGACCGGGCGGGAACGCCAAGGGAACTGTCACCTCTGCCGAGCTGCACAAGGACTACAATTGCCGGTGCCAAGCCAATCATGACCGTCTCAAATGCCAATGGAGGCTTGCTGCCCATGATGGAGGTCTTGCCCTCTGTCAAGTTCCAGATTCCGGTTTGGGCACACATAATGTAAGGAAGAATGCTCTTGTGCGGATGCTGTGCCTAAGGGGGGCTGCGGGTGTTGCGGGAATATTACGAATGGGAACGCTGACTTGCCTGTAGAAATTGGATGTTCTTTTCGAAtgtcaccatcatcttcaacaagtGGCTAATAGACACTGCTGGATTCAGTAAGTATCCAATATCCACCTCAGATGCCCAGCCTGGTCTTTTTGGGATAAAAGAAGCTAACGAGCAATTACAGAATACCGTAAGTTGGACTCGCGTGGATTGCTTtctggggaagaaaagagaaagaggttCTATATTTGAGAGTCGTGTACTGACCGCTGATGACAGCCATTCTGCTTACTTGTTGGCACCTCATCTACGCCACCATTGCAACTCAAATCCTCGCTCGCACGACGACACTCCTTGACTCCCGCCGCAACTTTCCCATCTCCGGCCGTCTCTACCTCCGCACCATTCTCCCCATCGGCCTACTATACTCCGGCTCTCTCATCTGTTCTAATGTCGTGTACCTCTACCTCTCCGTCTCCTTTATCcagatgctcaaggcagcttctccagttGCTGTGCTGTTTGCTTCGTGGTCCTGGGGCGTTGCCGAGCCGAACCTCTCCAAATTCATCAACGTCTTGGTCATTGTTTTTGGTGTTGCCGTGTCTAGTTTTGGCGAGATTCAGTTTTCATGggttggcttcttcttccaaatCGGAGGCACTTGCTTTGAAGCCGTTCGCGTTGTCATGATTCAAGTCATGCTCAGCGGCGAAGGTCTCAACATGGACCCCCTTGTCAGTCTCTACTACTATGCACCTGTCTGTGCGGTTATGAACTTCCTCATTGCCCTCGTCAGTGAGATACCCAAGTTCCAATGGGAACACGCCGTCCATGCTGGCTTTGGAATGCTGTTCCTCAACGCTTCTATCGCCTTCATTCTCAACGTTGCCAGCGTATTCTTGGTAAGTCAGCCCCCTTGATCCTTCTGTATATACGTATACAGATGTTTGGCAATAACTGTCGAATGCTAACGGAATATTCTTGTGCAGATTGGCAAAACCTCAGGTCTAGTCATGACCCTTACTGGCATCTTCAAAAGCATCCTGCTCGTGGTCGCTTCCGTCCTCATCTGGTCCACTCAAATCACCTTTCTCCAAACCGTGGGCTACACGATTGCTCTTGCTGGACTCACCTATTACTCTCTCGGCTACGACCAACTCGTCAGCCTTGGAACGGCGACACTTGCTTGGACAAGTGAGTTCTTTGCAGCGAACGGTGGTGCAATGAGGTCAAAAAGACTCATTGTAGTTGGAATATCTTCCTTTGTGGCCGTAATCGTGGTGCTCGAGTTGACCATGAGcgaaagggggaggaggatgctggctggTCCTTCATGGCATGGAAGGCATGGTCATGGAGGTCAAGGAAGTCAATGATTGATATTTAATGATGTTGAAGATAAAAAGCGAAACGATTTTAGCATTTGCTACGAGATGAGTATATGATGGGCGTAGCGAACCACaaaaaaataagaataaTACCCCTTTTAATTCGAATTTGGTCTATTCATCCAGACTGTGTCCATGTCACTCGAGCAACGTCTTCATTAATAATGGCTTTTCGGCTTTCTTGCCAGTCTTAAACGAATTCTCTTTGCTAAGCTCAGGTAAAAAAACACCCCTTCGGGctatattttcttttccccctccctccaTTATCCAGGGTATAAAgtcttctctctttcatcaaaaagaagccaagcAATAGTACCGTTTCCGTTACTTCCAAACTGTAACAAGTAGTAAAAACGTACGCGCAcacataaaaaaaaaggagaaacatGGCATGCTCATGCtatcccatcttctcaagGCTTCATCGGCTCCTGCTGCGACGGCGGCTCCGGCTTCGGTGTCTCTCTCGGCGGGGGGATAGGCTGCGGTCTCGTCTGGTCCGTCTGTCGCGATCTCGATCTCGGTCACGGTCTCTGTCACGATCACGGTCTCTGTCTCGGCTGCGGTCTCTCCGGTCCTTGTCCCGTTCCCTATCCCTATCGCGGTCACGGTCACGGTCACGGTCTCTATCGCGGTCTCGTCGGTCCCGATCTCgatctctgtctctgtctctgtctctgtctcgcTCGCGGTACCGGGTCCTATCCCGACTGTTGCTCCGCGATCTGCTCCTATGTCGATCGTCCCGGGCTCCAGGGGCATATCTGTCAACTGCTTGTCCATCACCCTTGTGCCGCGCGGCAAGTGTTCTCTCACCActgttcttcttgtcgtccACGCCGGGGATAGGCAGGCCCTTCTCCCTGGCGTCCTTCTGAGCCGCCAGGTATGCTttggcctccttctcccgcTTCTTGACTTCTTCGAGTTTCCActcctcgagctcgtccTTGGAAGCTCCGTGCGGCACGGCGGATGATCCTGGCCGAGACCGCGAGCGGCTTCGTCGGTCGCTGGCGCGGTCTCTTTCCCGGTCCCGGTCCTTTCGGTCTCGATCCTTGTCTCTATCGCCGGATCGATCACGGCTGCGGCGACGGGGCGAGCGTGCGTCTGACCTGCCGGGGTAGTAGGAGTCTGCTGCGCCGCGACGGCTATCTCTTGACCGGCTGCGTTGTCGTCGAGCACGGGAACGGCTCCTATCGCGTCGATCAGTGCGTAGACGAGAACCGCTGCGGCTTCTATCACGCCGGTCGGTTCTTGTAGCATGTGAGCGCGAATGCTCCCTCCGGTCCCTACTTCGATCTCTGCTGCGATCCCTACTACGGTCTCGTCGTTCGGTCTTGATTCGGGAGCGACTCCTCTCTCGCCTAGGAGATCTAGGTCGTGACCGGCTTCGAACTCGTCGTCGTGAGCTGCTTCTGGCAACAGATCGGTCGCGTCTGAATCTCGAGCGACTTCGCTCACGTCTGTCGTCTCTTCGGCGCCGAGACCGACTCCTGTCTCTCCGCAGCTTTGAACGGCTTCTATCCCTTCTATCTCTAACTTTAGAACGACTACGATCGCGCCTTGGCGAGTCTGAACGATGATCACGGCGGCGTCGATCATCCGTGTCTCGTGGGCGGCTTCGATCCCTGTCCCTGTCGTTGTCTTTCTCGTGAGTTCGTGATGCGCTTCTGCTAGAAAGGCGCTCGTCCTTTGCTCCTGATAGTTTTGGATCGATGGATGATTTAGAGTCTCTCCTTTCGCTTGGTTTTCTAGACTCTGCGGTCTTGGAGGAGTCTCTTCGAATCGGGTTAATGGCCGAGGCTGGGCCAATCTTCCTGGGAGGAGGGGCCAAGGTTGAATCGATCTCCATCTCGGTCTTTGTGCGTGTCGATTTGCTGCTTTCTCGCAACAGATCGGCCAAAGCCTCCTGTTCCAGTCGCTCATGATCCTCCTTggacatcttctccttcatctcttcagACAAAACCACCTTCTCCTTGCGAGAGCCATCGCGATCGCGGTCACGATCACGATCACGGTCGCggcctctgtctctgtctctgtctctgtccCTGTCCCGATCTCTATCTCTGTCCCGATCTCTGTCGCGATCGCGCtccctttcttccttctctcgcttctctcgTTCCTTGTGCCGTTGCTCTCGCTCCAAGTCACGCtgtcgctctctctcttcgcgCTCTTTCTCGCGCTTTCTTCGGCGctcatctctttcttcttggcgTTTGAGTTCGGCCTTTTCAcgctccttttcttctctgcgGCGTTCTTCCTTAGCGATACGCCgcttttcctcttcaatagcagcttctttctgcttcagctcctCTCGTACTCTGTCGCGTTCGGCTTGCTTGGCTGCGGTGTCGGCGGCATATTCTTCGTCTGTCTTGGCTCCTCGTTTTTGCTCTTCGTTGGCGATTTCCTCACCGATTTCGGCTCGCCTGGTTTCCCGAATACTCTGCTCGATTGCGCCGACGTCAATCAGTTCTCCGATGACTTCCTCGGCCTTGTGATACACTCCCGATCGCTCCAACGCGCCATCGATGAGAGCTGCGGCCTTTCTACGGTCCAACGTCAGGAGCTGATGGGGATTGCGCTCGACTTCTTGCTCGGCCACCTCGAGGATGGCCTTTGTAACTTGAGCCTCGTAGTCCTGATGccgagaaaaggaaagaatcAGTAATgcccaaaagaagaaaaaatcacGCTTCAATTATTCTGCATACGCTGGCTGCAAACTTGTCCCAAACCTGCTTCCGTATTGAATCGTAAGCGCCTTCTTTTTTGAAGCTATGTGCCAGAGACTCTATCGCCGCTCGTGTTGCAGACGGCAACGGCAGTTCAGAAGCCTTGAACTTCCGAGATGTCGTCTCCGCAGCCGATTTGCCTGCCATGTTTGTCTGTTCTGCAGACGTCGCCATTGTGCTGAATTTGCCTGCGCGTGGCGTGATGCGCGCGTCTCGACTAGAGATGGAGAGTCGCTCTGCTCGAATCAAGACATGCCGCTAAATCGAAAAAGCGAATCGCAGTGCCCAATCCAGCCTCGTAATTAAATCAAACTGGAGGGCAAAACCTCTCTTGACACCGTCTATGCCATTTGCTGAAGGGAAAGTTCCGTGTTGAAGGGCAGAAGTGGGAGTATCATCAGGTGAACGCCTGCTCACGTGACAGCAATCGTACGTTGGTATTCAACGATTCAGAGCGGGAGCAAACGCATCATTCAATAGGCGAAGATATTGGTATTGCTCACTTTTTTATAGCtatttttgcctttttgtttGTGAAAACTTACAATTGGCTCAGTGTAATGTTGCTGTTACATTGGGAACCTTATTATTGCTGAGCCATGCCCGGTTAACAACATGTACCCTGCACTGCCTGCTGATATTTGCCTTTGACTTATTCGCAGCGTTGGTATTGTCTAGGTAATTATGCAGCTGGATAATTATAGTCATTAGAGTCAACCCATCATTTATTATATAGCAACAATACTGAAGTATTGACTGTATCTCGCTATCGAATCTGCGTCTGTGGCTTATGCTGGCTGCTCATGCTCTGTAGCAATATCACGAGTATGCTGACTGTCACTATTAAGGCTATCTCTGTGTAGTTCAATTTTGATAATAACTTAGATAAAACAACCACAGCCAAGAATGGAGCCTGTAATGCTGTCATGTACTTGTCATTGTAATATATTCATTTCATGCTATATCAACTACAGAGCAAAATCCTAAACCAGCCAACTAGATACCACTCAATGCTCTGCTTTCTAATAGAGAAAAAGAACGGATAGTTTCAGGGCTATTCGTGCACGCATATGAATGAAGGCATAATCAGGTGTTGTCGTTCCATCATAAAAGTCGTTGTAGCGgggattttcttcttcttcttccttgtgCTGTCGTCCACAGGAGATATGTACTGATATCTCTCCCATCTTTTTCCGTTGCCCCTTCGTTTCTCGCTGGTATACATGGCCGGTTTTAGGCCTTTCTCATTTCGTTTTCGTCTAAAACTCACCATCGCCACCGTGTCCGACCATGTTGGCCATCCAAAGACCAACCAGTCCCCACCAGCCGATTCGCCATCCCCTCCAGAGACCTTCCATGCCCTGGCCCTTCTTGTAAGTCGGTAGGaggttcttggtcttgaccTTGCCTCGCTTGCTGATCACGGGCTTGGGTGGGATCTCCCGAGTGCCTTCTTCAGTAACGATGTGGTACATGGTGCCGAAAGTGCCATTGTATTTGCCAATGGGAACAATGGTCTCCAATGCTGGCTCACCGTCATTGAGAGCCTCCAGGTACTCCGGTTCGGAAAGCACAGAGAGCTGGCCTCGTCGCAGTACAGTCTCCAGGGGAAGCTTGATCAAAATTCCCACCGACGAGGCAAAAAACTTGGCGGCGGAGAATGTCATGGGCGCAATTTCGCTTGTGATCATGAACTTAGTCTTGAGCGCCAATGGGGTGGAGAGGGTGAAGATGGGGTTGACGAGAGAGTGAAGAATGGTGGGAACGACAATGGTGGAAGGGCAGTAGTAAGATGGGAGAGCTCGAAGGCTTGCAATGGTTCTTCGCTGTCCCTTGAAGGGGTTGGTGAGGATTAACCTGTGGCCATGTTAGTATGATGAGGGTAAGTAGTTAGTCTATGCAGTTGTATCACATACCTCGTGCGTATGAGATCTAGAGGCGCAAGTGCGAGGCTGGTTGTGActgcagcggcggcggccacgAGCAAGGAAGCCCAGGGATATGGGGAAGCAATGTCAACAAGACGCTCAATGTTGTCCTTGACACCCAGGTCTGGCACATTGAACACAGCACTCAGGAAGCTTCTTGACCAATTCTCTAACAGAGACTGCAAGACGGTGTACAGAAAGGTTGCATTTGCCCCCTTCCATACCCCCCATGCGCCGTCCCTCTGCCATAGCTGCCCAATGACGTCAAGAATAGCATCAGACCGACGAAGATTTAAGAAGTGCTCCGGCATGACGGGCACCTTTTTCGGTGTCGTGGGAGACTGTAATGGAGATTCTGCACGCCGGCTACTGGGTCGCTTCTCAGGCTGAGTCTGGCTGGGGCCCCAGGGGTTGGGTATAGCCGGATCGCTGGATGTGAAATATGCCGGTTCCTCGCCATCAGATTCCTCCTGTTACAGTTCTTCATTAGCTTAAAGAAGACGACAGCTAGAGAGGGTACCTCCGAAGGACAGCGCTTACATCAAATGCCGAGCCAGCTCGACTTGATACCTGAGGGACGGGAGCAGGAGTTTCTGGTTCGGCAGCTACCATGAGGGCAGCCTTTTCATCCTGATCCCGGGCCTGCAGGATCATCTTGGCAACCTCGAAAGGCTGCCCGATCAAGACGGACATGTATTTCCATATCAACTCATCGACGAGCTCCCTGGCGCTTTCGACAACCGACGGCGAGGGTTCGCCAATCAACTCCTTGTAGTCGAGATCATTCAGCATGTGCTTCGCCTTGGAGGCGTACTTCGCACCACTGGCGACATCGTAGCTGTTGCCACCAGAGAACGGATTCGAGCTCGGGATTGCTACCGGTTCTGCCCGCTCCTCGATTGTGGGAGGCCGGTAATACGGCCGCAGGGGATTGGGGGTAAACTCCTTGGGGGATGACATGATTGATttcaaaaagagagagattccAGATCTCTACCTTTTTTTCACAACCCAAGTTGGGCTCCTGTGGTCGATAAAAATGCAGTCATTGGCAAGCTGGGGGGTAGCTGCCGCTGCCCACTCCCCCGTTAGTTGCATTTAGCACCCGATAAGCAACCCTTATCACGACGGAGCGGCCAATTCCCAATAGTCACAAACAGCTTCGGAGATCGAAGGCTTCTAGCGAACCAAAGACGGTTTATTACGAACATGTCCGGCTCTGCTCTTTTGTGATTCTTTCGGCTATTAAAGTGCTACGGCCTTGTCTTTGGACACTGGCGATCATCCAACCCAGCCCAATCCCAGTTTGCGACGCTCTTGCAACG
This genomic stretch from Trichoderma breve strain T069 chromosome 1, whole genome shotgun sequence harbors:
- a CDS encoding ubiquitin carboxyl-terminal hydrolase domain-containing protein, which codes for MNSRQRGFDTFYDDQVAARRQFYARETAVNRINDYAVLVTVATLVVTLLAKFCSPDGSIEGIFSLVGGFLWDALVFLIPSPLLFAIDNWMDSSATRPMRDNTNQSTYAAKSKAMRRVMGLDRQDGVMNSVLRARTRALSMTGSVLGLKIESDRPAGLGNRDNSCYQNSVLQGLASLHSMPDYLAACLKGVDETGHAADENVAHTLRMLIADLNDVSNNGKTLWTPSLLKSMNTWTQQDAQEYYSKVLDDIEKGAALVAKNLSSDKLMGLETGEYSNADERSTSEHSDDSGYQSLLAQRVALGLDKNHHDLYERLDSYSKVEAIEGVECPKCTLLKAQRLLTKLVERLESGGSTKEQLGEPLRRLEAVQTALEEDDFEEETIRDRCKIPAQSRVNVTKTKQMVIARPPQSLAIHVNRSVFDPSTFNMIKNSAPVSFPMTLDLGPWCLGSAEPAKPVKEKATDEKEEKDDEEQWHLDPMSSMVAGDLGESRLTGPIYELRAAVTHYGRHENGHYICYRKYPPLRPESVDDAGDDKEADSPEAVDDMPADPNAEETTEKSTSKIDRDASWWRLSDHNVSQVNEEIVMSLAPGVFMLFYECVDPSMILQSEVETGAAAFANTEAQDAAATKQDESKAVNGAAVNPVTTVLLPKTVEEETTPPSEGVADTMKAESKAAPGIALEEGDKTSST
- a CDS encoding triose-phosphate transporter family domain-containing protein, translated to MTVSNANGGLLPMMEVLPSVKFQIPVWAHIINWMFFSNVTIIFNKWLIDTAGFTILLTCWHLIYATIATQILARTTTLLDSRRNFPISGRLYLRTILPIGLLYSGSLICSNVVYLYLSVSFIQMLKAASPVAVLFASWSWGVAEPNLSKFINVLVIVFGVAVSSFGEIQFSWVGFFFQIGGTCFEAVRVVMIQVMLSGEGLNMDPLVSLYYYAPVCAVMNFLIALVSEIPKFQWEHAVHAGFGMLFLNASIAFILNVASVFLIGKTSGLVMTLTGIFKSILLVVASVLIWSTQITFLQTVGYTIALAGLTYYSLGYDQLVSLGTATLAWTRGGGCWLVLHGMEGMVMEVKEVND
- a CDS encoding COMPASS (Complex proteins associated with set1p) component shg1 domain-containing protein — encoded protein: MATSAEQTNMAGKSAAETTSRKFKASELPLPSATRAAIESLAHSFKKEGAYDSIRKQVWDKFAASDYEAQVTKAILEVAEQEVERNPHQLLTLDRRKAAALIDGALERSGVYHKAEEVIGELIDVGAIEQSIRETRRAEIGEEIANEEQKRGAKTDEEYAADTAAKQAERDRVREELKQKEAAIEEEKRRIAKEERRREEKEREKAELKRQEERDERRRKREKEREERERQRDLEREQRHKEREKREKEERERDRDRDRDRDRDRDRDRDRDRDRGRDRDRDRDRDRDGSRKEKVVLSEEMKEKMSKEDHERLEQEALADLLRESSKSTRTKTEMEIDSTLAPPPRKIGPASAINPIRRDSSKTAESRKPSERRDSKSSIDPKLSGAKDERLSSRSASRTHEKDNDRDRDRSRPRDTDDRRRRDHRSDSPRRDRVGLGAEETTDVSEVARDSDATDLLPEAAHDDEFEAGHDLDLLGERGVAPESRPNDETVVGIAAEIEVGTGGSIRAHMLQEPTGVIEAAAVLVYALIDAIGAVPVLDDNAAGQEIAVAAQQTPTTPADRASDRRSRSRSRPGSSAVPHGASKDELEEWKLEEVKKREKEAKAYLAAQKDAREKGLPIPGVDDKKNSARDDRHRSRSRSNSRDRTRYRERDRDRDRDRDRDRDRRDRDRDRDRDRDRDRDRERDKDRRDRSRDRDRDRDRDRDRDRDRDRRTRRDRSLSPRRERHRSRSRRRSRSR